Proteins from one Cicer arietinum cultivar CDC Frontier isolate Library 1 chromosome 3, Cicar.CDCFrontier_v2.0, whole genome shotgun sequence genomic window:
- the LOC101491131 gene encoding putative ubiquitin carboxyl-terminal hydrolase 11, with protein MKDSDGRPDEEVAYECWKNHMARNDSLIVDECQGQYKSTLVCPECGKISITFDPFMYLSLPLPSTVTRTMTVTVFYCDGSGLPMPYTVTVLKNGCCRDLCQALGTACCLKSDEMLLLAEASASQKSCLYG; from the exons ATGAAGGACTCGGATGGTAGGCCAGATGAGGAAGTCGCATATGAATGTTGGAAAAATCATATGGCTCGGAATGATTCGTTGATAGTTGATGAATGCCAG GGTCAATACAAATCAACACTGGTTTGTCCTGAATGTGGCAAAATTTCAATCACTTTCGATCCCTTCATGTACTTATCATTACCACTTCCTTCCACTGTCACCCGTACAATGACTGTTACTGTCTTTTATTGTGATGGGAGCGGTCTTCCCATGCCGTACACCGTGACAGTGCTGAAGAATGGTTGTTGTAGAGATCTTTGCCAAGCATTGGGTACTGCATGCTGCTTGAAGAGTGATGAAATGCTTTTGCTTGCTGAAGCAAGTGCTTCTCAGAAAA GTTGTTTATATGGATGA